The Paenibacillus sp. FSL R7-0204 genome includes a region encoding these proteins:
- a CDS encoding extracellular solute-binding protein: protein MNIRIRNIAIILVVVLLAGTIWIFNSSGQPVHSDSPAEGKFTAAAQDAAEGSYEAYLKQHGDAPRPDREIRIEGEMYSPGSGDAFEVKQQFEGLDGTAVITPESGTISWEVPVPESGLYNLRVHYYPVEGKSSSVERSLSINGQVPFKGADTLLFDRVWGNREEVIKQDDRGNDLRPRQVEQPVWQSTVIADSEGFYEEPYAFYLEQGNQTLSLTALREPMAIDYIELFQDRTVQSYAEAKQQYETKGLQPVKEPYIEVQAEAASAKSSPTLYPLSDRSSPAVVPYAVSNLRINTIGGVNWKLPGQWIEWEIDVPEEGLYRIALKEKQNQLRGVYANRSLTIDGEYPFTEMKQIRFNYSPGWQMNVLGGEEPYLFHLTQGTHKLRLTVTLGDIAPLVRTIQSSVLTLNEMYRNILAITSNNPDKFRDYQLEKRIPEMTKVFREQAEIIRSVGEYLEQATGERSDKVSVLYSMVTQLEDMAKHPDTVAKRLVSFKTNVGGLGTWILSVREQPLTLDSLVVSAPDKPLPSAQATFLQKLKHELRAYGASYTEDYDSIGNVTKNQKAITVWISTGRDQAQVMKSMIDDTFTPDTGISVALRLVPPNILLPATLAGEGPDVAMQIGEDLPVNYAMRKASADLSQFADFKEVAERFRDSALTPYKYNGSVYGLPEQQIFPMLFYRKDILQELGLEPPATWEEVYNVVSVLQRHNLEFYLPLEDTLNNATLVPNAAFTMLLYQNGGQLYTDDQKRSALNSETSMSEFNKWTQFYTNYKFPVKVDFPNRFRTGEIPIGIADYTIYNSLTVMAPEIRNLWEFTVVPGTKQADGTVDHSVASHTTGVMLLENAKDKDSSWEFMKWWTDKDTQVQYGREMEGLMGAAARYPTANIEALEELPWPVKDYKELESQWQWVKGNPQVPGGYFTGRHLDNAFRKVVNGKVNPREALSDYLIYINDEIQIKRKEFKLPY from the coding sequence TTGAATATTCGAATCAGGAACATAGCGATTATATTGGTTGTTGTCCTGCTGGCCGGGACGATCTGGATATTTAATTCCTCGGGGCAGCCTGTGCATTCCGACTCTCCCGCAGAAGGCAAGTTCACGGCAGCCGCGCAGGACGCCGCAGAAGGCAGCTATGAAGCCTATCTGAAGCAACACGGGGACGCTCCGCGCCCTGACCGGGAGATCCGCATCGAAGGGGAGATGTATTCCCCTGGCAGCGGAGATGCCTTTGAGGTGAAGCAGCAATTCGAGGGGCTTGACGGAACAGCAGTCATTACTCCGGAATCGGGAACCATCTCTTGGGAGGTGCCGGTTCCGGAATCCGGTCTGTATAACCTCCGGGTTCATTATTATCCGGTGGAAGGTAAAAGCTCGTCGGTTGAGCGTTCCCTCTCCATTAACGGGCAGGTGCCCTTCAAGGGAGCGGATACCTTGCTCTTCGACCGGGTCTGGGGGAACCGTGAAGAGGTCATTAAGCAGGATGACCGCGGCAATGATCTGCGCCCCAGACAGGTGGAGCAGCCGGTGTGGCAGTCCACGGTCATTGCGGACAGTGAAGGCTTCTATGAGGAGCCATATGCCTTCTATCTGGAGCAGGGAAACCAGACCCTGTCGCTGACCGCGCTCCGTGAGCCGATGGCCATTGATTATATTGAGCTGTTCCAGGACCGGACAGTGCAGTCTTACGCAGAGGCTAAGCAGCAGTATGAGACTAAGGGCCTTCAGCCGGTAAAAGAGCCTTATATCGAGGTCCAGGCCGAAGCGGCATCCGCCAAATCCTCACCGACCTTATACCCGTTATCCGACCGCTCCAGCCCGGCAGTGGTTCCTTATGCCGTCTCAAATTTAAGGATCAACACCATCGGCGGGGTGAACTGGAAGCTTCCGGGGCAATGGATCGAATGGGAGATTGATGTCCCTGAAGAAGGTCTGTACCGGATAGCGCTCAAGGAGAAGCAGAATCAGCTCCGGGGCGTCTATGCCAACCGCAGCCTGACCATTGACGGTGAATATCCGTTCACCGAGATGAAGCAGATCCGCTTCAATTACTCTCCCGGCTGGCAGATGAATGTACTCGGCGGGGAAGAGCCTTACCTGTTCCATCTTACACAAGGGACGCACAAGCTGAGACTGACCGTGACCCTGGGCGATATCGCGCCGCTGGTCCGCACCATCCAGTCCAGTGTCCTGACCTTGAATGAAATGTACCGCAATATTCTGGCGATTACCTCCAATAACCCGGATAAGTTCCGCGACTATCAGCTGGAGAAACGGATACCGGAGATGACCAAGGTATTCCGGGAGCAAGCGGAGATAATCCGCAGTGTCGGCGAATATCTGGAGCAGGCCACCGGAGAACGCAGCGATAAGGTATCAGTGCTGTACTCGATGGTCACCCAGCTGGAAGATATGGCTAAACACCCGGATACGGTAGCCAAACGGCTGGTCTCCTTCAAGACAAATGTCGGCGGTCTGGGGACCTGGATTCTTAGCGTGCGGGAACAGCCGCTAACACTGGATTCGCTGGTGGTCTCGGCGCCGGATAAGCCCCTTCCGTCTGCACAGGCGACCTTCCTCCAGAAGCTGAAGCATGAGCTGAGAGCCTATGGAGCCTCGTATACCGAAGACTACGACAGTATCGGTAACGTGACGAAGAACCAGAAGGCGATTACGGTCTGGATTTCGACCGGCCGGGATCAGGCTCAAGTGATGAAGAGCATGATTGACGATACCTTTACACCGGATACGGGCATCTCCGTGGCGCTGCGGCTGGTACCTCCGAACATTCTGCTGCCGGCAACCCTGGCGGGCGAAGGGCCGGATGTAGCCATGCAGATTGGCGAGGACCTTCCAGTGAACTATGCGATGCGCAAAGCATCGGCCGATCTGTCCCAGTTCGCCGACTTCAAAGAAGTGGCTGAACGCTTCCGGGACAGTGCGCTTACGCCTTATAAGTACAACGGAAGTGTCTACGGGCTGCCTGAGCAGCAGATCTTCCCGATGCTTTTTTACCGGAAGGATATTCTGCAGGAGCTTGGCCTGGAGCCGCCTGCTACGTGGGAGGAAGTCTACAATGTGGTCTCTGTTCTGCAGAGACATAATCTGGAGTTCTATCTTCCGCTGGAGGATACACTGAACAACGCGACGCTGGTGCCCAATGCGGCCTTCACCATGCTGCTCTATCAGAACGGCGGGCAGCTCTACACAGATGACCAGAAGCGAAGCGCGCTGAACTCGGAGACCTCCATGAGTGAATTTAACAAGTGGACCCAGTTCTATACCAATTATAAGTTCCCGGTGAAGGTGGACTTTCCGAACCGCTTCCGTACAGGCGAGATCCCGATCGGGATTGCCGATTATACCATCTATAACAGCCTGACGGTAATGGCGCCGGAAATCCGTAATTTGTGGGAATTCACAGTGGTGCCGGGAACGAAGCAGGCGGACGGCACGGTGGACCATAGCGTGGCCAGCCATACAACCGGCGTCATGCTGCTGGAGAATGCCAAGGACAAGGATTCGTCCTGGGAATTCATGAAGTGGTGGACAGACAAGGACACGCAGGTCCAGTACGGCCGGGAAATGGAAGGGCTGATGGGCGCGGCGGCACGTTATCCGACCGCGAACATTGAAGCGCTGGAGGAGCTGCCGTGGCCGGTGAAGGATTACAAGGAGCTGGAGAGCCAGTGGCAATGGGTGAAGGGTAACCCTCAGGTTCCGGGCGGGTACTTCACAGGCCGGCATCTGGACAATGCGTTCCGCAAGGTGGTCAACGGGAAGGTGAATCCGCGTGAAGCCCTGTCGGATTATCTGATCTACATTAACGATGAAATTCAGATCAAACGGAAGGAATTCAAACTTCCGTATTAG
- a CDS encoding ABC transporter substrate-binding protein, whose translation MRAKKVMSVFISMLLLAATTACGGGAGNGGNAGGGASAQPAAATEAPAAEATAEATEAAEPSNATPEKDFDMGGRTIKIVSWWDMKIPEDNPDNIQRSKNLKELMAKHNFKVEYVALDFGEYQKKVVASLVAGEPLGDIVRMGKGYMIPVLTKQDMFWPVDEYTKNENAFNQRMTTEFSQYEGRGYGFSENAGNLISGVFYNRTLMKKLGMKPLQEYVNEDNWNWETFTQVAKEANKDTDNNGKLDVWGLASGGFLEMAMASNETDLTIEDKQNLDDPKLLEVFKFIAKLGAEKVARPTEGGDWQEPAQFFRQGNTLMYAGADYEANGFKTDMKDYDIGFVPFPKGPNATEYHSVESNVQFLTIPKKAENPDQLLYIWEKINDIESIYDYPKQASLESTYDNEDDINNAKLVEGGMLLTNHNTFSTMPYYEMIDELKKGTSASTVIQKYKAKVQASVDAVYKK comes from the coding sequence ATGCGGGCAAAAAAAGTAATGTCAGTATTCATTAGTATGTTGTTATTAGCTGCAACAACGGCTTGCGGCGGCGGAGCAGGGAACGGCGGGAACGCCGGAGGGGGAGCATCAGCCCAGCCGGCGGCAGCCACGGAGGCTCCGGCAGCTGAAGCCACTGCGGAAGCTACAGAGGCTGCAGAGCCGAGCAATGCTACACCGGAAAAGGATTTCGATATGGGCGGCAGAACGATCAAGATTGTCTCCTGGTGGGATATGAAGATTCCCGAGGACAATCCTGACAATATCCAGCGCTCGAAGAATCTGAAGGAATTGATGGCCAAGCATAATTTCAAGGTTGAATATGTAGCGCTGGATTTCGGTGAATACCAGAAGAAGGTAGTGGCTTCACTGGTCGCCGGTGAACCGCTTGGCGATATTGTCAGAATGGGCAAGGGATATATGATTCCGGTGCTGACGAAGCAGGATATGTTCTGGCCGGTTGACGAGTACACCAAGAATGAGAATGCCTTCAATCAGCGGATGACTACGGAATTCTCGCAATATGAGGGCCGGGGCTATGGCTTCTCGGAGAATGCGGGCAACCTGATCAGCGGGGTATTCTATAACCGCACTCTGATGAAGAAGCTGGGCATGAAGCCGCTCCAGGAATATGTGAATGAGGATAACTGGAACTGGGAGACCTTCACCCAAGTCGCCAAAGAAGCGAACAAGGATACAGATAACAACGGAAAACTTGATGTTTGGGGCTTGGCCTCAGGCGGGTTCCTGGAGATGGCAATGGCCTCCAATGAGACCGATCTGACCATTGAGGACAAACAGAATCTCGATGATCCCAAGCTGCTGGAGGTCTTCAAGTTCATCGCTAAGCTGGGTGCTGAGAAGGTAGCGCGGCCGACTGAAGGCGGGGACTGGCAGGAACCGGCGCAGTTCTTCCGCCAGGGGAACACACTGATGTATGCGGGAGCAGATTATGAGGCGAACGGCTTCAAGACGGATATGAAGGACTATGACATCGGCTTTGTTCCTTTTCCAAAAGGGCCTAATGCTACCGAATACCACAGTGTGGAATCCAATGTCCAGTTCCTGACGATCCCGAAGAAGGCCGAGAATCCGGACCAGCTGCTGTATATCTGGGAGAAGATCAACGATATCGAGTCGATCTACGATTATCCTAAGCAGGCTTCCCTGGAGAGTACGTATGACAATGAGGATGATATCAACAACGCCAAGCTGGTCGAAGGCGGCATGCTGTTAACGAACCATAACACCTTCTCGACCATGCCGTACTACGAGATGATTGACGAGCTTAAGAAGGGAACCTCGGCATCTACTGTCATTCAGAAGTACAAGGCGAAGGTTCAGGCTTCTGTAGACGCGGTCTACAAAAAATAA
- a CDS encoding helix-turn-helix transcriptional regulator, whose amino-acid sequence MLYRILCVERNRQVREIASYMAGSRLKNFIIHAHADYSSDILRLIRSEGISLVLLNIRDAHAPGMRVCEQIRQGSSVPIILLGGSGDFGLARQALLYNVSDYLTDPVDPAELGGSLEAVRRLLAPAGRPAAAEQDYAEFPLQKDPPSPSPIVSTIKQYVDEQLHRNITLKQISDSLNFNCAYLGQKFKQQENMSFNEYLLRQRMEKAKLLLETTDMKIYEIADAVGYSEIDWFYKKFREYTGTSANEYRKQCFVIA is encoded by the coding sequence ATGTTGTACAGAATCTTATGTGTAGAGCGAAACCGTCAGGTGCGGGAGATCGCTTCTTATATGGCAGGGAGCAGACTTAAGAATTTCATTATTCATGCGCATGCTGATTATTCATCCGATATTCTGCGGCTGATCCGCAGCGAGGGGATATCACTGGTTCTTCTGAACATCAGGGACGCCCATGCGCCGGGCATGAGAGTCTGTGAGCAGATCAGGCAGGGAAGCTCCGTTCCGATTATCCTGCTCGGAGGCAGCGGGGATTTCGGGCTGGCGCGCCAAGCTTTACTCTATAATGTAAGCGATTACTTGACAGACCCGGTGGACCCGGCTGAGCTGGGCGGAAGTCTGGAGGCGGTTAGGCGGTTACTGGCCCCGGCCGGCAGACCGGCTGCTGCGGAGCAGGATTATGCGGAGTTCCCCCTTCAAAAAGATCCGCCCTCCCCGTCTCCAATTGTCAGTACGATCAAGCAATATGTGGATGAGCAGCTCCATCGTAATATTACGCTTAAGCAGATTTCCGACTCCTTGAACTTCAATTGCGCTTATCTTGGACAGAAGTTCAAGCAGCAGGAGAATATGTCCTTCAACGAATACCTCCTGCGCCAGCGGATGGAGAAGGCCAAGCTGCTGCTGGAAACGACCGACATGAAGATCTATGAGATTGCAGACGCTGTGGGGTATTCGGAAATCGACTGGTTCTACAAAAAATTCAGAGAATACACGGGAACCAGTGCCAATGAATACCGCAAGCAATGCTTCGTCATTGCCTGA
- a CDS encoding ABC transporter permease subunit, which yields MRSETMRSQSMRSNSFRKFLYISPFMLLLAVFAYYPLYGWVYAFFDYTPPIPLSQSEFVGFKWFHSLVENQVKIDQLMQVIWNTFGISGLGILFSWLPMIFAIFLTEIKAVRFRKFIQTVTTLPNFISWVLVYSLAFSMFSSEGMVNGFLHMTGLTDSPTMFLQSSEHVWWTMWAWATWKTLGWSAILYIAAIMGIDESLYEAAYVDGATRMQVIRHVVLPSMMPTYFVLLMLQIASFLNNGLEQYFVFQNAFNKDTIQVLDLYVYNLAMGGGSYSVSVAISMLKSVISVVLLFSVNGLSKMLRGEGIV from the coding sequence ATGAGGAGTGAAACAATGCGCAGCCAGAGCATGAGAAGCAATTCGTTCCGGAAATTCCTTTACATCTCTCCCTTTATGCTTTTACTCGCTGTCTTTGCCTACTATCCGCTCTATGGATGGGTATATGCATTCTTTGACTACACCCCGCCTATCCCATTGTCACAATCCGAGTTTGTCGGCTTCAAATGGTTTCATTCCCTGGTTGAGAATCAGGTCAAGATCGATCAGCTGATGCAGGTCATCTGGAATACCTTCGGCATCAGCGGACTGGGTATCCTCTTTTCCTGGCTCCCGATGATCTTCGCCATCTTCCTGACCGAGATCAAGGCGGTACGTTTCCGCAAATTCATCCAGACGGTCACCACGCTGCCGAACTTTATCAGTTGGGTGCTTGTGTACTCCCTCGCCTTCTCCATGTTCTCCAGCGAAGGGATGGTCAACGGCTTCCTGCATATGACCGGGCTGACCGATTCTCCAACCATGTTCCTGCAGAGCTCTGAGCATGTCTGGTGGACGATGTGGGCATGGGCTACCTGGAAGACACTCGGCTGGTCCGCCATTCTGTACATCGCGGCCATCATGGGCATCGACGAATCGCTGTATGAAGCGGCTTATGTAGACGGGGCTACACGGATGCAGGTTATCCGCCATGTCGTATTGCCAAGCATGATGCCAACCTACTTCGTCCTGCTGATGCTCCAGATTGCAAGCTTCCTGAACAACGGATTGGAGCAGTATTTCGTCTTCCAGAATGCGTTTAACAAGGACACTATTCAGGTTCTTGATCTATATGTGTATAACCTCGCCATGGGCGGCGGCAGCTATTCTGTCTCTGTTGCGATCAGTATGCTGAAGAGTGTAATCAGCGTGGTGCTTCTCTTTTCGGTGAACGGGCTGTCCAAAATGCTGAGAGGAGAGGGCATTGTATGA
- a CDS encoding carbohydrate ABC transporter permease, producing the protein MSDNQTSLTPNTREIDITKKTVKMQVSATDKIISTIIYILFSLFAFICVYPFYSIIINTISANDLSAKGEIIFWPKGIHFQNYIDVFKIPGLGNAFMISLGRTVIGTLLTVGASAFLGFMFAQEDMWGKKFWYRFTIITMFFNAGIIPWYLTMRSLHLTDNFLAYILPSVVAPFFIILVKTFVEATPKELQQAASIDGAGIFTIFYKIILPISKPILATVAIFSAVNQWNSFQDTLLLVTDSKLYSLQFILYNYINQASSLSTMVNLQNAGSTAMATLATKQTSTSIRMTVTIIVVAPILLVYPIFQRFFVKGIIIGAVKG; encoded by the coding sequence ATGAGTGACAACCAGACCAGTCTTACTCCAAACACCCGTGAGATCGATATCACCAAAAAAACGGTCAAAATGCAGGTCAGCGCTACCGATAAAATCATCTCTACTATTATCTACATCCTGTTCTCACTGTTCGCCTTCATCTGCGTTTATCCGTTCTACTCGATCATTATCAATACGATCAGCGCGAACGACCTCAGTGCCAAGGGCGAAATTATTTTCTGGCCGAAAGGGATTCATTTCCAGAATTATATCGATGTGTTCAAAATCCCGGGTCTGGGCAATGCCTTTATGATCTCTCTCGGCAGAACAGTAATCGGTACGTTACTGACGGTCGGCGCCTCGGCCTTCCTCGGATTTATGTTCGCCCAGGAGGACATGTGGGGCAAGAAGTTCTGGTACCGCTTCACCATTATCACGATGTTCTTCAACGCCGGGATTATCCCTTGGTATCTGACCATGAGATCGCTGCATCTGACGGACAACTTTCTGGCTTATATTCTTCCGTCCGTTGTTGCTCCTTTCTTCATTATCCTGGTCAAAACCTTCGTCGAGGCAACACCAAAGGAGCTGCAGCAGGCGGCAAGCATTGACGGCGCAGGAATCTTCACGATTTTCTATAAAATCATCCTGCCGATCAGCAAGCCGATCCTTGCAACCGTTGCCATTTTCTCCGCGGTCAACCAGTGGAACTCCTTCCAGGATACGCTCCTGCTGGTAACGGACAGTAAGCTCTACAGCTTACAGTTCATACTGTATAACTACATCAATCAGGCCAGCTCATTGTCCACCATGGTCAACCTGCAGAATGCCGGCTCAACGGCGATGGCTACTCTGGCGACCAAGCAAACCTCTACCTCCATCCGCATGACAGTTACCATTATCGTAGTCGCACCTATTCTGCTGGTATATCCGATCTTCCAGAGATTTTTTGTCAAAGGAATTATAATTGGCGCCGTGAAAGGCTAA
- a CDS encoding alpha/beta hydrolase: protein MNHQKYTTQAAGYDQERAGIERGKITIIEYPSATVGNTRKARVYTPPGYSSTEKYNVLYLLHGIGGDENEWYTHGTPQIILDNLYADHKLKPMIVVLPNGRAMQNDRAEGDIFAPDKLEAFATFESDLLNDLIPYIEANYSVLTDREYRALAGLSMGGGQSLNMGLNNLDRFAWVGAFSPAPNTKESELLAPDPQKVADALNLLWLSCGDLDSLKYVSDRTHAYFIEHNVPHIWVEEQGDHDWPVWKNGLYQFAQLIF, encoded by the coding sequence ATGAACCATCAGAAGTATACAACACAAGCAGCGGGATATGATCAGGAGAGAGCAGGGATCGAGCGTGGTAAGATCACGATAATTGAATATCCCTCTGCAACCGTTGGCAACACCCGGAAGGCTAGAGTATACACACCACCTGGCTACTCCAGCACAGAGAAATATAATGTCTTATATCTGTTGCACGGTATCGGCGGAGATGAGAACGAATGGTACACTCACGGCACACCGCAGATTATCCTGGACAATCTGTATGCTGATCACAAGCTGAAGCCGATGATTGTTGTGCTGCCGAACGGTCGGGCGATGCAGAATGACCGTGCTGAAGGCGACATCTTCGCGCCTGATAAGTTGGAAGCCTTTGCAACCTTTGAGTCTGATCTGCTGAACGATCTGATCCCTTATATTGAAGCGAATTATTCCGTGCTGACGGACCGGGAGTACCGTGCGCTGGCCGGGTTGTCCATGGGCGGAGGGCAATCACTCAACATGGGTCTGAATAACCTGGACCGCTTCGCGTGGGTAGGAGCCTTTTCTCCGGCACCTAACACGAAGGAGTCTGAGCTGCTGGCACCCGACCCGCAGAAGGTAGCGGACGCGCTTAACCTTCTCTGGTTATCTTGCGGAGACCTCGACAGCCTGAAGTATGTCAGCGACCGCACCCATGCTTACTTCATAGAGCATAACGTGCCGCATATCTGGGTAGAAGAGCAGGGCGACCATGACTGGCCGGTCTGGAAGAACGGCTTGTATCAGTTCGCTCAGCTTATTTTCTAA
- a CDS encoding GNAT family N-acetyltransferase has protein sequence MKAFNEKYVDTEENFNNVHAFLRKMVTLTGKLQTWEFVRFEFWNRYEKSKSADPNFKEQNAHLWKNEAGEIIGLFISESGGSFFSLIVHPDYPQLAGEMVEWTRNVWGEGKKKLNTDCYPYGLEVQALLDQGFVQDSHIGNTRRYDLAHTDYTLNLEEGFYIRCMAEGTDEGAKSELIEQTFSPGNSNVGSIEYWRKDLKSYKAELDFSVVDDKGRHIAFCFGFVDQDNGIAVIETIGTHPDYRQSGFGKAVITACFMRLKEQGVTMAYITGFSAEANALYQSLRPVEIIPMHSYVYEPQI, from the coding sequence ATGAAGGCATTCAATGAAAAGTACGTAGACACCGAGGAGAACTTCAACAACGTTCATGCCTTTTTGAGAAAAATGGTAACTTTGACGGGAAAGCTTCAGACCTGGGAATTCGTCAGATTCGAGTTTTGGAACCGGTACGAAAAGTCCAAGAGTGCAGACCCTAATTTCAAGGAGCAGAATGCACACCTATGGAAGAATGAAGCTGGTGAGATCATAGGCTTGTTCATTTCCGAATCCGGAGGCAGCTTCTTCAGCTTAATTGTCCACCCGGATTATCCGCAGCTGGCAGGCGAGATGGTGGAATGGACCCGGAATGTATGGGGCGAGGGGAAAAAGAAGCTCAACACCGATTGCTATCCCTATGGTCTGGAGGTTCAGGCATTATTAGATCAAGGATTTGTGCAGGATTCTCATATCGGGAATACCCGAAGATACGATCTTGCGCATACGGATTACACTTTGAATCTGGAAGAAGGATTCTATATCCGTTGCATGGCGGAAGGGACAGACGAAGGCGCGAAGAGTGAACTGATTGAGCAGACCTTCTCTCCCGGGAATTCCAATGTAGGGAGCATAGAGTACTGGAGAAAAGATCTAAAGTCCTATAAGGCGGAGCTTGATTTCTCTGTGGTTGATGATAAGGGCCGGCATATTGCCTTCTGTTTCGGGTTCGTGGATCAGGATAACGGGATAGCGGTTATAGAGACGATTGGGACCCACCCGGATTACCGGCAAAGCGGCTTCGGCAAAGCGGTGATTACAGCATGTTTCATGCGGCTGAAAGAGCAAGGGGTGACAATGGCCTACATTACGGGTTTTTCTGCTGAGGCTAATGCCCTCTATCAATCTCTGCGTCCGGTGGAGATCATTCCAATGCATTCGTATGTGTATGAACCTCAAATCTAG